TCCTTTTTTCTCGATTATTTTTACGCATTTATCGTCAATTTCTGGACATGCTTTACTCCAATAGTACCACCAGTTGAATTGATGGTCACACCCAGGATGCGTTGAAATGCATTCGTAGCAGTATAAGGTTGATCCGATTCCAAATGCATTCACTGTgaaaaaaatgaggaaaattaTGAACTTTACAAAGAACAGTTATTTCAAATGAACAGACATGTACAATGGTCAGCAGTCTGGTCTTACGcctgaattataatttctttttttatttgataatgttattaaaacagtattgtataaatattgattcAGTTTAAGATAAGCGTTTAGCCCAAGTTAACCTCAAAGATGAATCATGCCTCTGGTAGAACAACTTATTTctatgaggtgaataattttcaataatttgaatgtttgaaaacaTGAATTTGTTACATTCTAGAAGGTTTCAAATTTAAGCAATACAAACAGTAGTAAAtgtacataataaaatataaattccaGGGCACGCCCTGCAACATTTCGATTGATGAAATTTGGAGTATAGTATAATAAGAAATGTACGTTTTACCTGATATGAGAGCTGTTGCAGCAATCAAAGCAGTACCCAAGAATACTTGCTTTATCATTTTATTAGCTATTTATTGAtatcaacttgaaaattcttTGTCTCAACGTTTTAACCCTACGAAAATATTCAACAGCAAGCAGAAGATGTAAACATTGACGTCATCCCAATATGGCCGCCAACGGCCATTATTTGAACAGCTGATTACCAGCAAACATCAGTCTTCTGTAGTTCTGTCAAAAATTTGTGTTTGTTGTGAAGATATTTGAATggattttccaattttatagataataatacATCAAAATTGAGTTTCTTGTCAAACGATATTGGTTTTATAAATCTGCGAAACAGCATTTTAGTGGCTGTAGAATTAATGTGAATCAAAGAACTGGGATCAGTTGTTTGTTATAGGTTAGGTTCCCATCTACGTGTTTGTAGTGTTggcttgaaattattattatttgtatgttAAGgagtaaatttatttaaatttgaatcatGTCAAAAGTTTCTAATCTTATAGACATTGGTTCACCGGGACGAAACACGTCTGCAGTTCCAGGACTTTCCAATTACCGACAGTAGCAGTGTCGCAAAGTTGGATGTGAATGCTCAATCTATATCATTTTCTGATTCACCGGAGGATCCATCAATAGCAAGCCCTAATCAAGAAGCAAATGACAGTTTCTACCCAGAATCATTCCGGTCATCGAGTTTATTGTCTTTCGAATTCTACCAGAGTTTATTTGATGTTTAACACTGATCAAGTTGTGGACAGAATTATTTGGTCAATGGTACCGAGACCAAAGATTAATTACCTTCAGCACTACATTGCAACAAAACCTGACTTGTACGGACCGTTTTGGGTGTGTGTTACACTAGTGTTCACTATTGCAATCAGTGGAAACATAGCCGATTATATGAGGACTGTTGATCAACCAATATACAACCATCACTGGAAATATGACTTTCATATGGTGTCAGCTTCTGCCAGTATTATATTCTCCTACACCTGCTTCCTGCCTGTGATTTTGTGGGCAGTCATCAAGTGGCAGGGCGATGTTGAagtaagtatttttttttttttaatattctattattttgaaaGTCGAATGTCATCCTACTCCTTTAAGCACCATGGTGCTAGCATATTAGTGGAGGTATAAATAGTGGTTAAGATAGAGGTACCTAAATTCAATACAAATACATTACATGTTGTGTTGGACCCCCAACTATACATGCAGAATGGCGTCTTACATGCAGAATTATTTCGCACGTTTTCAGAAATTGCATGAACTCTTACAGAAATCCTCTATTTTACAAgtatatagtaaggtccacgttataatggcagtatttgattaacattggcgctgctatccttgtctattattcaacaaaacagatagcactatccttttctagctccacaacgttgccaaatccgtttttaacaatttagaaatataattaatcaacgaAGATAAACGGCAaacgctgttttcctatctttatccactgtgaagtggacctcacaatagttcACACCATTAGGCAATGCATCCGGCTAACAGTACATTGAGATACCGTGTTGATAACGAGATATCCTACTCAACGTCTTACCTTCTCATCAAGCTAGGATGCGAGCagtctaaggctcaactcacacttacgcgactcaggtcgagaagagactcggctctagtcgagagcatgtgtttccaaatggagacactcagaccagtcgattctagtctccgcgacatcaccatttgaaaacacatgctctcgactagattCGCGTCTcatctcgacctgagtcgcgtaagtgtgagttgagcctaagggTATGCTTACATTAGATGCACTTATGTGCAAGTGTATGCAAGACCATGCGCATGAACACgcgcgcagatgagaaacaaaattgcttaatagaatttaattattttaaacgagaatgaacagttaacattacattaataaacctgtatcagctaccgtctacagaaggcattgacaagacaggttcggcaacgttgttctcctatctttctccactgccattataacgtggacctcactatagttcacaCCATTAGCCAATGCATCCGGCTAACAGTACATTCAAATACCGTGTTAATAACGAGATATCCTACTCGACGTCTCACCTTCTCAACAACCTAGGATATCAGCAGTCttaagggtatgatcacatcaTGGGATGCACTTATGTGCAACTGTATGCGAGACCATGCATGAGCAGGCGTGCAGAAAAATATCTGGAGAGAGTTTGGAAATAGTCACCAGTACTTGCTGGTGGTGTTCAGTGTTACATACTGCAAGAtacaagtcacaacgtgtttccaCAGCTTTTTCCAAAtgttgtttctcatctgcatgCGTGTAGTAAGCAAAgttagggtgtgatcacattgaatgcgtgtaTGTGCAATTGCAATCTTGGTTATGCATGACTAAGTGTGCAGGAACACTCGCACTGaaagcgtgcacttgctggttgcgttcagtttGAGCAGCTaaatgcaagtcacaacgttaTTCAATGGCACTTTCcatttttgtttttcggctcatgcatgatctgacgtgcacttgcacatctacgcattcaatgtgatcacatccttaggctcaactcacacttacgcgactcaggtcaagaagagactcgactctagtcgagagcatgtgttttcaaatggtgacgtcgcggagactagaatcgactggtatgagtgtcaccatttggaaacacatgctctcaactagagtcgagtctcttcttgacctgagtggcgtaagtgtgagttgagccttactgattgaaaatataattcaacctTATAAgatctgagtgtcaccatttggaaacacatgctctcgacttgagtcgagtctcttctcgaactgagtcgcgtaagtgtgagttgagccttactgattgaaaatataattcaaccGTATAAGACATTGAAATAACCATAaagttttcttgaatttaaaTCTCTCAAATTTGCAAAAGTGTAATGAAGAATTGTTCTCGGTTTCAGTCACCCCTGGGCCTCCTAGAACTCCTGTGCGTGTACGGCTACTCAATGTCCATCTTCGTACCGATGTCGATTTTGTGGCTGATCCAGATAGGTTGGCTGCAGTGGTTGCTTGTATTCGCAGGCAGCCTCATGTCAGGCTGTGTGCTAGTCATGTCAGTGTGGCCAACCTTCAAGCAACGCGGCATGCTGCTCATGTTGATCATACAAGTGTTGCATGTGCTGTTGGCTATGGGGTTTATGTTGCACTACTTCCATGTGTCGAATCCTACTAAGCCGGGGTTGGCACCCACTGTGGTCCCCAGTTTGATAGCGACCCCCGTTCCCAAAGTGGTACCTGGGTTGTCACATAATGCTACAGTGTCTCACTGAAATTACTAGTAGTGAATTTGTAGAACTTAAGTTATTCCTGATGTGAGAAGAAGaggacagaagaagaagaagaagaagaagaagaaaagaagaagaagagaagaagaagaagaagaagaagaagaagaagaagaaaagaagaagaagaaagaagaagaagaagaagaagagaagaagaaagaagaagaagaagaagaagaagaagaagaaaagaagaagaagaagaagaagaagagaagaagaagaagaaaagaagaagaaaagaagaagaagaaaagaagaagaagaagaagaaaaagaagaagaagaagaagaagagaagaagaagaagaaaagaagaagaaaagaagaagaagaagaagagaagaagaagaagaaaagaagaagaagaagacaggagaagacgagaatagaagaagaagaggaaaagaaaactCTCATTCATTATTTCACACTCGCATGTATAGAGCTTATTCCTGGTTTTCACAATTATAATTATGGTACATAATAGTCCAGTGTTTCATTGagattgagtatgtaaattgtGATGATAATATTGGGAATGCTTTAGAggaattgtaaataaaatattatgcaTATTTCAGATATTTTAATCACATTACGGAGAATAAACGtcataaaattacaatatatttttggttTGCCTTTCAATGTCTCCATCATCGGAATATTATTACATcattaaatttttatgtttgagtttgactcaaaaattgataacaaaaaCGCTCAACAAGTAACAAACTTAAAgttcaattgaattttaaaatttgacatCACAAATCACCAACATAAAtttggaataaatttcaatacaaaattataattacaataacagaattatcaaaaataaaaaagctATCAATTGTACACTATGATAGAATCGTTTCacttgagaaaataaaaatatatttaatatttttgctACTATCACCGGCGTTGTTACAATGtttaaaaataacataatagaAACTGATCGACTTTATAAAACTATAGTAGGGTAGATGTTACAGTTACTTCGGAACACAGTTTAATATCAAGTACAGCCACTTATATATTGTTGTTTCATATTATAAGCAATGGAAGTTATAATACGTTTTCAAATAATAGATCGTACACTACTGAATTCTTTTTGTGATTTAAAATGATTCTCAAACCATTCAGACATCTATTCTGTTCATTTGATACTgtattcttctctttcttaattgtttcaaattctataaaaataattgcaagttataatacaatttacaaataatatgaattgtacaatattgaattgttttgttGTGAATTAAAATGGTTACATTCAAAACACTCTACCATTTAGGTAATACTGTTTAATTCTCCTTCTAGAATTTTTGAAATTACAcaaattgtaaattttaatacaatgtTCAAAGATAAACTGTTTTTTTGTGGTTTAAAATGGTTACATTAAAATCAATCAACAATCAAGACTGCATAGCTGCTTTGTATTGACCTCTTTCCAAATTCCCTTCCAAGGTGGAAGCAAATACATTTACATGAAaccatattacaaaaaaaatgttaGATTGTG
The window above is part of the Nilaparvata lugens isolate BPH chromosome 12, ASM1435652v1, whole genome shotgun sequence genome. Proteins encoded here:
- the LOC111055823 gene encoding LOW QUALITY PROTEIN: protein YIPF1 (The sequence of the model RefSeq protein was modified relative to this genomic sequence to represent the inferred CDS: inserted 2 bases in 1 codon; deleted 1 base in 1 codon) gives rise to the protein MSKVSNLIDIGSPGRNXRLQFQDFPITDSSSVAKLDVNAQSISFSDSPEDPSIASPNQEANDSFYPESFRSSSLLSFEFYQSLFDVNTDQVVDRIIWSMVPRPKINYLQHYIATKPDLYGPFWVCVTLVFTIAISGNIADYMRTVDQPIYNHHWKYDFHMVSASASIIFSYTCFLPVILWAVIKWQGDVESPLGLLELLCVYGYSMSIFVPMSILWLIQIGWLQWLLVFAGSLMSGCVLVMSVWPTFKQRGMLLMLIIQVLHVLLAMGFMLHYFHVSNPTKPGLAPTVVPSLIATPVPKVVPGLSHNATVSH